A genome region from Armatimonadota bacterium includes the following:
- a CDS encoding DNA polymerase III subunit alpha translates to MAQESSNPNQGTVHAGTVPSSFVHLHVHSEYSLLDGACRIDQLAGRAAQLGMEAVALTDHGVMYGAIQFYRACQRHRVRPILGCEVYVAPRSRRDREGKADSNLAHLVLLARDDVGYRNLIRLVSASHLEGFYYKPRVDHELLAAHSEGLIALSACLVGEVAALSLERRGAQARRVAARYRELFGADNFYLELMDHGIPEQARVNPELTRLGRELGIPLVATNDVHYLRREDAAAHDVLLCIQTATTVDDPNRLRFHGDQFYLKSGAEMAALFPDYPEALENTRAIAERCDVKLSLGEVRLPHFEVPPGHDHDSYLRALCLERLGARYPDADTRVMTRLEEELDVIRQRQLAPLILISWDAIHFARSNGILVGPGRGSAVGSLVLYVLGVTNIDPLEHGLPFERWMNLERLSMPDIDSDFEDARRDEVIRHIIERYGAERVAQIITFGTMGARLAIRDAGRAMKTPLAEVDRLAKLVDPTTSISQSLDTVLELSHEYQGDDRVRKLLDTAMAIEGLARHASTHAGGLVISESPLTDLVPLQRSTEGEGVTTQFKMDDVVDVGLLKLDILGLRTLSVIKHALALIQAGRGVAVDLERIPFDDAATYELLARGDTAGVFQLESSGMRQVLMDLRPDRFSDLIAVVALYRPGPMAHIADFIAGRHGRREITYAHPKLKPILESTYGIIVYQEQVMQIARDLAGFSMGSADVLLKAMGKKKSEAMGKLREEFIEGAKANRVPRAVANDIFDRMAVFSGYGFNKAHSACYALNAYQTAYLKANYPAEFMAAQLTSVGDNKDKLAAYIEECRRMGIRVLAPDINDSGENFTVSEGAIRFGLAAIKHVGRGAVESIIGAREQGGPFAGLHDLCARLDPAAVNRTALESLIKAGALDGLDGHRRQLAEALGPALEAAQRSRRDRLAGQGSLFGEQEAELPASTGPALPDAAEFSQEELLALEKEYLGLFVSDHPLSAVAKELTQQVSARVCDLGELEEGADVVIGGLVSSCRRYNARNGRPMMFLAMEDMTGSVEITVFSDAYERCGGELAAGTVALARGKVEGSRRGGEAAEGRVGVARVVAFEIARFDDTQAVKALLAAGRRRTRNSRNNHGNANRSPSAAADDHAPAPRPAAPRERLHIRVPAAHAETAFLRDLKQLLRRHRGEALVLLHVADDKSETSLSLPRAFAVAASETLCEEIEALLGEDAVWRETL, encoded by the coding sequence ATGGCCCAGGAATCCTCCAACCCGAATCAGGGAACCGTCCACGCAGGGACCGTCCCCTCGTCATTCGTCCATCTGCACGTCCACAGCGAATACAGCCTGCTTGACGGCGCCTGTCGCATAGACCAGTTGGCGGGGCGCGCCGCCCAGCTCGGCATGGAGGCGGTCGCCCTTACCGACCACGGCGTGATGTACGGCGCCATCCAGTTCTACCGTGCCTGCCAGCGCCATCGCGTGCGCCCGATCCTGGGCTGCGAGGTCTATGTCGCCCCCCGCAGCCGTCGCGACCGCGAGGGCAAGGCCGACAGCAACCTTGCGCACCTGGTGCTGCTGGCGCGTGACGACGTGGGGTATCGCAACCTCATCCGCCTGGTAAGCGCGAGCCACCTCGAGGGCTTCTACTACAAGCCGCGGGTGGATCACGAGCTGCTGGCCGCCCACAGCGAGGGGCTGATTGCGCTCAGCGCGTGCCTGGTGGGGGAGGTGGCCGCGTTATCGCTGGAGCGCCGCGGCGCGCAGGCGCGACGGGTGGCCGCTCGCTATCGCGAGCTCTTCGGCGCGGACAACTTCTACCTCGAGCTGATGGACCACGGAATCCCCGAGCAGGCGCGCGTTAACCCGGAGTTGACGCGGCTGGGGCGGGAGCTGGGGATCCCCTTGGTCGCCACCAATGATGTGCACTACCTGCGCCGGGAGGATGCGGCGGCGCACGACGTTCTGCTGTGCATCCAGACCGCCACCACCGTGGACGACCCCAACCGGCTGCGCTTCCACGGCGACCAGTTCTACCTCAAGTCGGGCGCAGAGATGGCGGCCCTCTTCCCGGACTACCCGGAGGCGCTGGAGAACACCCGCGCGATCGCCGAGCGCTGCGACGTCAAGCTGTCCCTGGGCGAGGTGCGGCTGCCGCACTTCGAAGTGCCGCCGGGGCACGACCACGACAGCTACCTGCGCGCGCTGTGCCTGGAGCGTCTGGGCGCCCGCTATCCGGATGCCGACACCCGCGTGATGACGCGCCTGGAGGAAGAGCTCGACGTCATCCGGCAGCGGCAGTTGGCGCCGCTCATCCTCATCAGTTGGGACGCCATCCATTTCGCGCGCTCCAACGGCATTCTGGTGGGCCCCGGTCGGGGGTCGGCGGTGGGCAGCCTGGTGCTGTACGTGCTGGGGGTGACCAACATTGATCCCCTGGAGCACGGCCTGCCCTTCGAGCGCTGGATGAACCTCGAGCGCCTGAGCATGCCCGACATTGACTCCGACTTCGAGGATGCGCGCCGCGACGAGGTCATCCGCCACATCATCGAACGCTACGGCGCGGAACGGGTCGCCCAGATCATCACCTTCGGCACCATGGGGGCGCGGCTGGCCATCCGCGACGCCGGGCGCGCGATGAAGACGCCGCTGGCGGAGGTGGATCGCCTGGCCAAGCTGGTGGACCCCACCACCTCCATCTCGCAGAGCCTGGACACGGTGCTGGAGCTGAGCCACGAGTACCAGGGCGACGACCGGGTGCGCAAGCTGCTCGACACCGCGATGGCGATCGAAGGCCTGGCGCGACATGCCTCCACCCACGCCGGGGGCCTGGTCATCTCCGAGTCGCCGCTGACCGACCTCGTGCCCTTGCAGCGCTCGACCGAGGGGGAGGGCGTCACCACCCAGTTCAAGATGGATGACGTAGTGGACGTCGGGCTGCTCAAGCTCGACATCTTGGGGCTGCGCACGCTGTCGGTGATCAAGCACGCGCTGGCCCTCATCCAGGCCGGTCGCGGGGTCGCAGTGGACCTGGAGCGCATTCCCTTTGACGACGCCGCGACCTACGAGTTGCTGGCGCGGGGGGATACCGCGGGCGTGTTCCAGCTCGAGAGCTCGGGCATGCGCCAGGTGCTGATGGACCTACGCCCGGACCGTTTCTCCGACCTCATCGCCGTGGTCGCCCTGTACCGGCCGGGGCCGATGGCGCACATCGCCGACTTCATCGCCGGCCGTCACGGGCGGCGCGAGATCACCTATGCTCATCCCAAGCTCAAGCCCATCCTCGAGAGCACCTACGGCATCATTGTCTATCAGGAGCAGGTAATGCAGATCGCCCGCGACCTGGCGGGGTTCTCCATGGGCAGCGCGGACGTGCTGCTCAAGGCCATGGGCAAGAAGAAGAGCGAAGCCATGGGCAAGCTGCGCGAGGAGTTCATCGAGGGCGCCAAGGCCAACCGCGTCCCCCGCGCCGTCGCCAACGACATCTTCGACCGCATGGCGGTGTTCTCCGGCTACGGCTTCAACAAGGCGCACTCCGCCTGCTACGCCCTCAACGCTTACCAGACCGCTTACCTCAAGGCCAATTACCCCGCCGAGTTCATGGCCGCCCAGCTCACCAGCGTCGGCGACAACAAGGACAAGCTCGCCGCCTATATCGAGGAGTGCCGGCGCATGGGCATCCGCGTCCTGGCGCCCGACATCAATGACTCGGGCGAGAACTTCACCGTCTCCGAGGGCGCGATTCGCTTTGGTCTCGCCGCCATCAAGCACGTCGGCAGGGGAGCGGTCGAGAGCATCATCGGCGCGCGCGAGCAGGGCGGCCCCTTCGCCGGCCTGCACGACCTCTGCGCGCGCCTCGATCCCGCCGCCGTCAATCGCACCGCCCTGGAGTCGCTGATCAAGGCGGGGGCGCTCGACGGCCTGGATGGGCATCGCCGCCAGCTCGCCGAAGCGCTCGGCCCCGCGCTCGAGGCGGCTCAGCGCAGCCGCCGCGACCGCCTGGCGGGGCAGGGCTCGCTGTTCGGGGAGCAGGAGGCGGAGCTCCCGGCGAGCACCGGGCCGGCGCTGCCCGACGCGGCCGAGTTCAGCCAAGAGGAATTGCTGGCCCTGGAGAAGGAATATCTGGGGCTGTTCGTCTCCGACCACCCGCTGTCGGCGGTGGCAAAGGAGCTGACACAGCAGGTATCGGCGCGGGTGTGCGACCTGGGCGAGCTGGAGGAGGGCGCGGACGTCGTAATCGGCGGCCTGGTCAGCAGCTGCCGCCGCTACAATGCGCGCAACGGTCGCCCGATGATGTTCCTGGCGATGGAGGACATGACCGGCAGCGTCGAGATTACGGTCTTCTCCGACGCCTACGAGCGCTGCGGGGGTGAACTCGCCGCGGGGACGGTGGCGCTGGCGCGCGGCAAGGTGGAAGGATCCCGCCGCGGGGGTGAGGCCGCAGAGGGGCGGGTCGGGGTGGCGCGGGTGGTGGCGTTTGAGATCGCGCGCTTCGATGATACGCAGGCGGTCAAGGCGCTGCTCGCCGCCGGCCGGCGGCGAACGCGCAACAGCCGCAATAACCACGGCAATGC
- a CDS encoding glutamine--tRNA ligase/YqeY domain fusion protein, giving the protein MSRPTNPAGDAAKDGQGTVHGGTAPFDFIREIVAGDTQTGRFDGRVHTRFPPEPNAYLHIGHAKAIWISYGIAQEYGGLFNLRFDDTNPVTEEQEFVDAIIEDVRWVGADWGDRLFFGSDYFEQQYAWALDLIQQGQAYVCDLSPEEVIEMRGTPTTPGVASPYRDRGIEENLDLFRRMRAGEFPDGARTLRAKIDMASGNLNLRDPVMYRIRHAAHHRQGDDWCIYPMYDWAHGLQDSIEGITHSLCSLEYENHRPLYDWFLDQLGIHHPRQIEFARLNMSYTVMSKRRFIELVNGGHVEGYDDPRLPTLAGLRRRGYTPEAVREFCRRIGVGKTDSIVDIAVLEDCARDDLNRRAQRVMGVLRPLKVVLTNYPEELTEEMGAVNNPEDTSAGTRKVPFSRELYIEREDFREEPPPKFYRLAPGREVRLRYAYFIRCEQVMKDDNGEVIELRCTYDPATRGGDAPDGRKPKATLHWVSAKHAAPAEVRLYDHLFVKPDPDDVPEGGPSTGSGPPVPDVQGPSRASSRGGSFLDNLNPDSLEIVTGYVEPFARDAQAGDRFQFERVGYFCVDTRHSAPGRLVFNRTVTLRDTWARIERAMKRA; this is encoded by the coding sequence ATGTCGCGCCCGACGAATCCGGCGGGCGATGCCGCGAAGGACGGGCAGGGGACAGTCCACGGGGGGACAGCCCCTTTCGATTTCATACGCGAAATCGTCGCCGGGGACACCCAGACCGGCAGGTTTGACGGCCGCGTGCACACCCGCTTCCCCCCCGAGCCCAACGCCTACCTCCACATCGGCCACGCGAAGGCGATCTGGATCAGCTATGGCATCGCCCAGGAGTACGGTGGGCTCTTCAATCTGCGCTTCGATGACACCAATCCGGTGACCGAAGAACAGGAGTTCGTTGACGCCATCATCGAGGACGTGCGCTGGGTCGGCGCCGACTGGGGCGACCGTCTTTTCTTCGGCTCCGATTATTTCGAGCAGCAGTACGCATGGGCCCTCGATCTCATCCAGCAAGGTCAGGCCTATGTCTGCGACCTCTCGCCGGAGGAGGTCATCGAGATGCGCGGCACGCCGACGACGCCGGGGGTCGCCAGCCCCTACCGCGACCGCGGCATCGAGGAGAACCTCGACCTGTTTCGGCGCATGCGCGCGGGCGAGTTCCCGGACGGCGCGCGGACGCTGCGCGCCAAGATAGACATGGCCTCGGGGAACCTGAATCTGCGCGACCCGGTGATGTACCGCATCCGCCATGCAGCGCACCACCGCCAGGGCGACGACTGGTGCATCTACCCGATGTACGATTGGGCGCACGGACTGCAGGATTCGATCGAGGGCATCACGCACTCCCTGTGCTCGCTGGAATACGAGAATCACCGTCCACTGTACGACTGGTTCCTGGATCAGCTCGGCATCCATCACCCCCGCCAGATCGAGTTCGCGCGGCTGAACATGTCGTACACGGTCATGAGCAAGCGGCGATTCATCGAGCTCGTCAACGGCGGGCATGTCGAGGGGTACGACGACCCGCGGCTGCCGACCCTGGCCGGCCTGCGGCGGCGGGGCTATACCCCCGAAGCCGTCCGCGAGTTCTGCCGGCGGATCGGGGTGGGTAAGACCGACAGCATCGTTGACATCGCCGTGCTCGAGGACTGTGCGCGCGATGACCTCAACCGGCGCGCCCAGCGCGTGATGGGGGTGCTGCGGCCGCTGAAGGTCGTCCTCACCAACTACCCCGAGGAGCTGACGGAGGAGATGGGCGCGGTCAACAACCCGGAGGATACGAGCGCCGGCACGCGCAAAGTGCCCTTCTCGCGCGAGCTGTATATCGAGCGCGAGGATTTCCGCGAAGAGCCGCCGCCGAAGTTCTACCGCCTGGCGCCGGGGCGCGAGGTGCGGCTGCGCTACGCCTACTTCATCCGCTGCGAGCAGGTGATGAAGGACGACAACGGCGAGGTGATCGAGCTGCGCTGCACCTATGATCCCGCCACCCGCGGCGGGGATGCCCCCGACGGCCGCAAGCCGAAGGCGACGCTGCACTGGGTGTCGGCGAAACACGCCGCGCCCGCCGAGGTGCGGCTGTACGATCATCTGTTCGTGAAACCCGACCCGGATGACGTGCCTGAGGGCGGCCCTTCGACCGGCTCAGGGCCGCCCGTGCCCGACGTGCAAGGACCGTCGCGAGCATCGTCGAGGGGCGGCAGCTTCCTGGACAACCTGAATCCGGACTCGCTGGAGATCGTTACCGGCTATGTCGAGCCGTTCGCGCGAGACGCGCAGGCCGGCGACCGCTTCCAGTTTGAGCGTGTCGGGTACTTCTGCGTGGACACGAGACACTCGGCTCCGGGCCGGCTGGTCTTCAACCGAACCGTCACCCTGCGCGATACCTGGGCGCGGATCGAGCGGGCGATGAAGCGGGCGTGA